From one Acidobacteriota bacterium genomic stretch:
- a CDS encoding ABC transporter permease, whose translation MTSFVQDVRFALRQLKKTPAFTVTVLLTLALGIGANAAIFTLVNSVLLRNLPVVDPSTLVRVGDDPEECCVSSGPREDGRYSMFSTEAYEDIRKSAPEFEEIAAIQAGFTFRPVTVRSDGPDTLAKSAMGEYVSGNYFRTFGLRPYVGRLFTDADDVKGAPMTAVISYEAWQRDFGGDPRVVGDTFWVNTKPVTVVGVAPKGFYGDRLVSTPPDYYLPIETMEPIMGVPYVHDRYTRWLYIVGRVKPGTAMASSQEKLNAVFRQSLIKTRDDFGGERGKTLLMRAHVVLTPAGAGIQWMQQQYGEHLRLLTWIAALVLLVACANIANLLLVRGMARKVEMSLRAAMGAGRGRIVRQLLTESVLLSGLGGLLGLAVAYGGTRMLLGLAFPGEQGVPIEASPSWQVIGFAFGLSVVTGVLFGVAPAWMASHAQPADVLRSGARTTTSGATKLQKALVVLQAGLSFVLLVGAGLFAQSLRKLESTDMKLDSRNRYIVHINPQAAGYTQTQLEALYREIEERFHSIAGVVKVGITSYTPMEDNNNGWGWQVQGMPKVSHAASFLRVNPEYFDSVGTKVLMGRGIGIGDTPTAPMVAVVNQAFAKKFFGDGNPIGRRIGTGDTHAGDFEIVGVVEDTVYTSVRWTDHLMVFVPTMQRPASSGPIEKDLNVYAGAIVLQTDRPMSELEMTARRALAGINPNLTVVKFQTFDEQIAGRFTEERLLSRLTMMFGGLALLLAAIGLYGVTAYSVVRRTQEIGIRMALGADRAGVVAMILRGAMAQAAIGLAMGIPVAVLCVRFVKSQLYQVTKVDAGVLVAALVVLGLAAGVAGLIPAKRAASIDPMEALRAE comes from the coding sequence ATGACCAGCTTTGTCCAGGATGTGCGGTTTGCTTTACGGCAGTTGAAGAAGACCCCTGCGTTTACCGTGACGGTGCTGCTGACGCTGGCGCTGGGGATCGGGGCGAATGCGGCGATCTTTACGCTGGTGAACAGCGTTCTGCTGCGGAACCTGCCGGTGGTGGACCCGTCGACGCTGGTGCGGGTGGGGGACGACCCGGAGGAGTGCTGTGTTTCTTCGGGGCCGCGTGAGGACGGGCGCTATTCCATGTTTTCGACGGAGGCCTATGAGGACATCAGGAAGAGTGCGCCGGAGTTTGAGGAGATCGCGGCGATCCAGGCAGGGTTTACATTCCGTCCGGTAACGGTGAGGAGCGACGGGCCGGACACGCTGGCGAAGTCCGCGATGGGGGAGTATGTCTCGGGCAACTACTTCCGCACCTTTGGGCTGAGACCGTATGTGGGGCGGCTGTTTACGGATGCGGATGATGTGAAGGGCGCTCCGATGACTGCGGTCATCAGCTATGAGGCCTGGCAGAGAGACTTTGGCGGCGATCCGAGGGTTGTAGGCGACACGTTCTGGGTGAATACGAAGCCGGTGACGGTGGTGGGTGTGGCGCCGAAGGGATTCTATGGCGACCGGCTGGTGTCGACACCGCCGGACTATTATCTGCCGATCGAGACCATGGAACCGATCATGGGCGTTCCCTATGTTCATGACCGGTACACGCGGTGGTTGTACATCGTCGGTCGGGTGAAGCCGGGGACGGCGATGGCTTCATCGCAGGAGAAGCTGAATGCGGTATTTCGGCAGTCTCTGATAAAGACGAGGGACGATTTTGGAGGAGAGCGTGGAAAGACGCTGCTGATGCGGGCGCATGTGGTGCTGACGCCTGCCGGCGCGGGGATTCAGTGGATGCAGCAGCAGTATGGCGAGCATCTGCGCCTGCTGACGTGGATAGCAGCTCTGGTGCTGCTGGTGGCGTGCGCGAACATAGCGAACCTGCTGCTGGTGCGAGGCATGGCGCGCAAGGTAGAGATGTCGCTGCGCGCTGCGATGGGAGCGGGCCGTGGGAGGATCGTTCGGCAACTGTTGACGGAGAGTGTGCTGCTCTCGGGGCTGGGTGGTTTGCTGGGGCTGGCGGTGGCCTATGGCGGGACGCGGATGCTGCTGGGACTGGCGTTCCCGGGAGAGCAGGGAGTCCCGATCGAGGCGAGTCCTTCGTGGCAGGTGATCGGCTTTGCGTTTGGGCTGAGCGTGGTGACGGGTGTGCTGTTTGGGGTCGCTCCGGCGTGGATGGCCTCTCACGCGCAGCCGGCGGATGTACTTCGGAGTGGTGCAAGGACGACGACGAGCGGCGCTACAAAACTGCAGAAGGCGCTGGTGGTGTTGCAGGCCGGGTTGTCGTTTGTGCTGCTGGTGGGTGCGGGGCTGTTTGCGCAGAGCCTGAGGAAGCTGGAGTCGACGGACATGAAGCTGGACTCGCGGAACCGGTATATCGTGCACATCAATCCGCAGGCAGCCGGCTATACGCAGACGCAACTGGAGGCGCTGTATCGAGAGATCGAGGAGAGGTTTCACTCGATTGCCGGAGTGGTGAAGGTTGGGATTACCAGCTATACGCCTATGGAGGACAACAACAACGGCTGGGGATGGCAGGTGCAGGGGATGCCGAAGGTGAGCCATGCAGCTTCGTTCCTGAGGGTCAATCCGGAGTACTTCGATTCGGTAGGAACGAAGGTGCTGATGGGACGTGGCATCGGGATCGGGGACACTCCGACGGCACCGATGGTGGCGGTGGTGAACCAGGCGTTTGCGAAGAAGTTTTTTGGAGACGGCAATCCTATTGGAAGACGAATCGGCACAGGCGATACACATGCAGGGGATTTCGAGATCGTCGGCGTGGTTGAAGATACGGTCTACACGAGCGTGCGCTGGACGGATCATCTAATGGTCTTTGTTCCAACGATGCAACGGCCTGCGAGCTCTGGTCCCATTGAGAAGGACCTGAATGTGTATGCCGGAGCGATCGTGCTGCAGACTGACCGGCCGATGAGCGAACTGGAGATGACTGCGCGAAGGGCGCTGGCGGGGATCAATCCGAACCTGACGGTGGTCAAGTTTCAGACGTTCGATGAGCAGATCGCCGGTCGATTTACGGAAGAGAGGCTACTGTCTCGTCTGACGATGATGTTTGGCGGGTTGGCTCTACTGTTGGCGGCGATTGGGCTGTATGGCGTTACCGCCTACTCGGTCGTGCGGCGGACGCAGGAGATTGGAATACGCATGGCTCTGGGTGCGGACCGCGCTGGTGTGGTGGCGATGATTCTGCGCGGCGCAATGGCGCAGGCGGCGATCGGGCTGGCGATGGGGATTCCGGTGGCTGTGCTGTGCGTGAGGTTTGTGAAGTCGCAGTTGTATCAGGTGACGAAGGTGGACGCGGGGGTGCTCGTGGCCGCACTGGTAGTGCTGGGGCTGGCGGCAGGTGTGGCGGGGTTGATCCCGGCGAAGCGGGCGGCGTCGATCGACCCGATGGAGGCGCTGAGGGCAGAGTAG
- a CDS encoding ATP-binding protein, whose product MADICPICEGAGLRVVEREGRRVAEDCVCRVQERAARRLKRAAVPRRYEHCTLESYETGFPSSHRSQGAALMRARKFVESYPLETDGTGLLLTGSIGVGKTHLATGILQALVVERGAVGLFYDYRDLLKQVQNSYNAQVRETEMEILRPVFEAEVLVLDELGAAKPTDWVWDTVAHILNTRYNDRRTTIITTNYANLPPLAAGGGESSGRLREETLGDRIGERMRSRLQEMCVVVEMKGEDFRQKVKRASFA is encoded by the coding sequence ATGGCCGATATTTGTCCGATATGCGAAGGCGCTGGGCTGCGGGTGGTGGAGCGCGAGGGCCGGCGGGTTGCCGAGGATTGCGTCTGCCGCGTCCAGGAGCGGGCCGCACGGAGGTTGAAGCGTGCCGCCGTGCCGCGGCGGTACGAGCACTGCACGCTGGAGAGCTACGAGACGGGCTTTCCGTCGTCGCACCGCTCACAGGGCGCGGCGTTGATGCGAGCGCGTAAGTTTGTCGAGAGTTATCCTCTGGAGACGGACGGCACGGGGTTGCTGCTGACGGGATCGATCGGCGTGGGCAAGACGCATCTGGCGACGGGGATCCTGCAGGCGCTGGTGGTCGAGCGCGGCGCTGTGGGTTTGTTCTACGACTACCGCGACCTGCTCAAGCAGGTGCAGAACAGCTACAACGCGCAGGTGCGGGAGACGGAGATGGAGATCCTGCGCCCGGTGTTTGAGGCCGAGGTGCTGGTGCTCGACGAACTGGGTGCCGCCAAGCCAACCGACTGGGTGTGGGACACGGTGGCGCACATCCTGAACACGCGCTACAACGACCGCCGCACGACGATCATTACGACCAACTATGCGAACCTTCCCCCGCTGGCGGCTGGCGGTGGTGAGTCATCCGGCAGGCTGCGCGAGGAGACGCTGGGCGACCGCATTGGTGAGCGCATGAGGTCGAGGTTGCAGGAGATGTGCGTGGTGGTGGAGATGAAGGGCGAGGACTTTCGCCAGAAGGTCAAGCGCGCGAGCTTCGCGTGA
- a CDS encoding aminotransferase class V-fold PLP-dependent enzyme, with protein sequence MAERKGMQMERTLDPVTGEGWAEMRALAHRMVDGAFDHIAGRREQPVWQRPSDAARAVIAGEAVPRTGEGAAAAYESFLGNVLPYAIGNTHPRFWGWVMGGGDGVGMMAEMLAAAMNPNVGGFDDSATLVEEQVVRWMAELMGMPAGTSGVLMSGGTMANLIGLNVGRFARAGFDVRGEGMRGGAELRVYCSTETHSWLKKSMELMGMGRASLCAVGVDAGFRMKVDELKVAIAADRAAGRKPLCIVATAGTVNTGAVDDLMAIADVCEAEGMWFHVDGAFGAPAYWSERLRPIVRGMERADSLAFDLHKWGYMPYDIGCVLVRDAEAHKAAFASGASYLTAMDRGPVAGGLLFADRNIELSRGFRALKAWMTLKAHGVDALVALIEQNVEQARYLAQMVERSEVLELVAEAPLNLVCFRYRGASDDENKEILMRLQESGLAVPSGTMIGGRFAIRVANTNHRTRRDDFDLLVEAVERIGAEVVAARWESS encoded by the coding sequence ATGGCCGAACGAAAAGGTATGCAGATGGAGCGGACGCTGGACCCCGTGACTGGGGAGGGGTGGGCGGAGATGCGCGCTCTGGCGCACAGGATGGTGGATGGGGCCTTCGACCATATCGCGGGGCGAAGGGAGCAGCCGGTGTGGCAGAGGCCTTCGGATGCGGCGAGGGCGGTCATCGCGGGGGAGGCAGTTCCACGAACCGGCGAGGGCGCGGCGGCTGCGTATGAGAGCTTTCTCGGCAATGTTCTGCCGTATGCCATCGGCAATACGCATCCGCGCTTCTGGGGATGGGTGATGGGTGGCGGCGATGGGGTGGGCATGATGGCCGAGATGCTGGCCGCGGCGATGAATCCGAATGTGGGAGGGTTCGATGACTCGGCCACGCTGGTGGAGGAGCAGGTGGTGCGGTGGATGGCGGAGCTGATGGGGATGCCCGCGGGAACGAGCGGCGTGCTGATGAGCGGTGGTACGATGGCGAACCTGATCGGGCTGAATGTGGGCCGGTTTGCCAGGGCCGGGTTTGATGTGCGCGGCGAGGGGATGCGTGGCGGGGCCGAGCTGCGTGTGTACTGCTCGACCGAGACGCATAGCTGGCTGAAGAAGTCGATGGAGCTGATGGGGATGGGACGCGCGAGCCTGTGCGCGGTTGGCGTGGATGCGGGGTTCCGCATGAAGGTGGACGAGCTGAAGGTCGCGATTGCAGCCGACCGCGCGGCGGGGCGGAAACCCCTTTGCATAGTGGCGACGGCGGGTACGGTGAACACAGGCGCGGTGGACGACCTGATGGCGATTGCGGATGTGTGCGAGGCCGAAGGGATGTGGTTCCACGTCGACGGGGCCTTTGGCGCGCCGGCGTACTGGTCGGAGAGGCTGCGGCCGATCGTGCGTGGGATGGAGCGGGCGGATTCGCTGGCCTTCGATCTGCACAAGTGGGGATACATGCCTTACGACATTGGCTGCGTGCTGGTGCGGGATGCGGAGGCGCACAAGGCGGCGTTCGCTTCGGGAGCGAGCTATCTGACGGCGATGGACCGCGGGCCGGTTGCGGGCGGGCTGTTATTTGCCGATCGCAACATCGAGTTGTCGCGCGGCTTCAGGGCGCTGAAGGCGTGGATGACACTGAAGGCGCATGGTGTGGATGCGCTGGTGGCGCTGATCGAGCAGAACGTAGAGCAGGCGCGATATCTCGCGCAGATGGTGGAGCGTTCGGAGGTGCTGGAGCTTGTGGCGGAGGCTCCGCTGAACCTCGTGTGCTTCCGGTATCGCGGCGCGAGCGATGACGAGAACAAGGAGATTCTGATGCGCTTGCAGGAGAGCGGGCTCGCGGTGCCTTCGGGGACCATGATCGGAGGCAGGTTCGCGATTCGGGTGGCGAATACGAACCATCGCACGCGGCGGGATGACTTCGATCTGCTGGTGGAGGCGGTGGAGAGGATTGGTGCGGAGGTTGTGGCGGCGCGGTGGGAGAGTTCTTGA
- a CDS encoding Gfo/Idh/MocA family oxidoreductase: MISRRTFLNGMLLTAANSPLLSTAKSYARILGANDRINFAIIGTNSRALAHLAGLNANTASSHITHLCDVDSRNLARFTAKATKTLGYTPATSKDFREVLAAKDVDVVTIATPDHWHAPMAIRALKAGKHVYVEKPSSHNPREGELLIAAQRKYGKLVQVGNQHRSSAHESRMIEKIHNGFIGRAYLAKAWYANTRPTMGIGKVVPVPAELDWELWQGPAPRSAYKDNIHPYNWHWLRRYGTGEALNNGTHETDVCRWALGVGMPERVVAMGGRYQFHDDWEFYDTLNVSFRFADKMICWDGRSDQGMKVYGRDRGALIQGTEGSVLLAHDGYEVYDWKGNKTDEYHVDKSAASSSDLLSQDEMTNVHFANLIAAVRTGEKLHSPIQEINISITALQLANISYFVGRELAIDTATGHVNGDAEAMKLWSRDYQHGWEPTVG; encoded by the coding sequence GTGATCTCAAGAAGGACTTTTTTGAATGGAATGCTCCTAACCGCGGCAAACTCCCCGCTGCTCTCTACCGCAAAGAGCTACGCCCGCATCCTCGGAGCGAACGACCGCATCAACTTTGCCATCATCGGCACCAACTCACGGGCCCTGGCGCACCTGGCTGGATTGAACGCAAACACCGCAAGCTCGCATATCACGCACCTCTGCGACGTCGACAGCCGCAACCTCGCCCGCTTTACCGCAAAGGCCACGAAGACTCTCGGCTACACTCCCGCCACATCGAAAGACTTCCGCGAAGTTTTGGCCGCCAAAGATGTGGACGTGGTCACCATCGCCACGCCAGACCATTGGCATGCTCCCATGGCGATCCGTGCCCTCAAAGCCGGCAAACACGTCTACGTCGAGAAGCCCTCCAGCCACAATCCGCGCGAAGGCGAGCTGCTGATCGCAGCGCAAAGAAAGTACGGCAAGCTCGTGCAGGTCGGCAATCAGCATCGCTCCTCCGCGCATGAGAGCAGGATGATCGAGAAGATTCACAACGGCTTTATCGGCCGCGCCTATCTCGCCAAGGCCTGGTACGCGAATACGCGCCCCACCATGGGCATCGGCAAAGTAGTTCCTGTTCCCGCGGAACTGGACTGGGAGCTATGGCAGGGCCCCGCGCCGCGCTCTGCCTACAAGGACAACATCCATCCCTACAACTGGCACTGGCTCCGTCGCTACGGCACCGGCGAGGCACTCAACAACGGCACGCATGAGACCGACGTCTGCCGCTGGGCTCTTGGCGTCGGCATGCCGGAGCGCGTCGTCGCCATGGGTGGCCGCTATCAGTTCCACGACGATTGGGAGTTCTACGACACACTCAACGTCAGCTTCCGCTTTGCCGACAAGATGATCTGCTGGGACGGCAGAAGCGACCAGGGCATGAAGGTCTACGGCCGCGATCGCGGCGCTCTCATCCAGGGTACCGAGGGCTCCGTCCTGCTGGCCCACGACGGCTACGAGGTCTACGACTGGAAAGGCAATAAGACCGACGAGTATCACGTCGACAAGTCAGCCGCCAGCAGCAGCGACCTGCTCAGTCAGGACGAGATGACCAACGTCCACTTCGCCAACCTGATCGCCGCCGTCCGCACAGGCGAGAAGCTGCACTCTCCGATACAGGAGATCAACATCTCCATCACCGCACTCCAGTTGGCCAACATCTCCTACTTTGTCGGCCGCGAGCTGGCCATCGACACAGCCACAGGCCACGTCAACGGTGACGCCGAAGCCATGAAGCTCTGGAGCCGCGACTACCAGCACGGATGGGAACCAACTGTCGGATAA
- a CDS encoding LacI family DNA-binding transcriptional regulator yields MSTNKSLAAPTISDVAKAAGVSTATVSRAFSRPEMLRAETVTLVRRLAEQLGYQPNPAARALSTGRQGNVAIVVPDIANPFFPPLLRAAQATADAAGYSVFLGDSDEDPARELRLVNKLMMQVEGFILASSRMQNKKILELAQRQTVVLINRDTSGLPRVLIDPVVGIGAAVSHLAHLGHKNIVYIGGPEASWSNQQRQQVVEKASAKHKLRLKCLPAGHPSFDAGREITSQILALKNTTAVIAFDDFVAHGLLAGLAQKGIVVPRDFSVIGCDDVLGASTYPALTSVSARCDEAGRMAADLLLSTLQTGRRGEVRCVLDTWLVTRGTTGPARS; encoded by the coding sequence ATGTCCACGAACAAATCTCTTGCCGCTCCGACCATCAGCGATGTGGCGAAGGCGGCGGGAGTTTCTACAGCAACTGTCTCGCGCGCCTTCAGCCGCCCGGAGATGCTGCGGGCAGAGACCGTTACACTGGTTCGTCGTCTCGCCGAGCAGCTTGGCTATCAGCCCAACCCCGCCGCACGTGCGCTCAGCACGGGTCGCCAGGGCAACGTCGCTATTGTGGTTCCGGATATCGCAAACCCATTCTTCCCTCCGCTGTTGCGCGCCGCACAGGCAACAGCCGACGCCGCAGGCTACAGCGTCTTCCTCGGCGACTCCGACGAGGACCCCGCGCGCGAACTGCGTCTCGTCAACAAGCTCATGATGCAGGTCGAAGGGTTCATCCTCGCCTCATCGCGTATGCAGAACAAAAAGATCCTGGAGTTGGCACAGCGCCAGACCGTCGTCCTTATTAATCGCGATACGTCAGGACTCCCACGCGTACTGATCGACCCCGTCGTTGGCATCGGAGCTGCCGTCTCTCACCTTGCGCACCTCGGCCACAAGAACATCGTGTACATCGGTGGCCCGGAGGCCTCATGGTCCAATCAGCAGCGGCAGCAGGTGGTGGAAAAGGCCTCGGCCAAGCACAAGCTTCGCCTCAAATGCCTTCCTGCCGGACACCCCAGCTTCGATGCAGGCAGAGAGATCACCAGCCAGATCCTCGCCCTGAAAAACACTACAGCCGTGATCGCCTTCGATGACTTCGTGGCCCACGGCCTTCTCGCCGGACTCGCGCAAAAAGGCATCGTCGTTCCCCGCGACTTCAGCGTCATCGGCTGCGACGACGTCTTGGGCGCTTCCACGTATCCCGCGCTCACAAGCGTCTCCGCGCGGTGCGACGAAGCCGGAAGAATGGCCGCCGATCTGTTGCTAAGCACCCTGCAGACAGGAAGACGCGGCGAGGTTCGCTGCGTCCTCGACACCTGGCTGGTCACACGCGGCACCACCGGCCCCGCGCGCTCCTGA
- a CDS encoding TIM barrel protein, with product MAIVDRRLFLQLAGTALARTALPSAALPTSSGIPRLGLVVKVGKGGTPEETIKRVHDLGIPTCQIFFDELSMAQVKPLLAALKKYDVQVSALSEHNPGRRVFDFDHGPATIGIVPPAYRRQRIEQLKLAADFANACGVDAIHTHLGFIPEDPNDPLYATAVTSIREITEHCKPKGIMLLAETGEETPITLLRTILDVGTGNFFVNLDTANLILYGKGNPVDAMDVFGKYVRGTHMKDGLFPTNPHQLGEEVPIGKGRVDFAELFRRFKAVNYTRTITIEREISGPQQIADILASKTYLQQLIDKNYGKA from the coding sequence ATGGCCATCGTGGATCGACGCCTCTTTCTCCAGCTTGCCGGTACCGCCCTCGCGAGGACTGCCCTTCCATCCGCGGCGCTTCCAACCAGCTCCGGCATACCGCGCCTTGGCCTGGTAGTAAAAGTCGGCAAGGGGGGTACGCCGGAAGAGACAATCAAGCGCGTCCACGACCTGGGCATCCCAACCTGCCAGATCTTCTTCGACGAATTGAGCATGGCCCAGGTGAAGCCTCTGCTCGCAGCGCTGAAAAAGTATGATGTGCAGGTCTCGGCCTTGAGCGAGCACAACCCCGGCCGGCGCGTCTTCGACTTCGACCACGGCCCTGCAACCATCGGCATCGTGCCGCCTGCCTATCGCCGTCAGCGCATCGAGCAGCTCAAGCTCGCCGCCGACTTCGCCAACGCCTGCGGCGTCGATGCCATCCACACGCATCTCGGCTTCATCCCCGAGGATCCCAACGATCCGCTCTATGCCACAGCCGTCACCTCAATCCGCGAGATCACCGAGCACTGCAAGCCCAAAGGCATCATGCTGCTCGCCGAGACCGGCGAAGAGACCCCCATCACACTGCTGCGCACCATCCTCGACGTCGGCACTGGCAACTTCTTCGTCAACCTCGATACGGCGAACCTCATCCTCTACGGCAAGGGCAATCCCGTCGACGCCATGGACGTCTTCGGCAAATACGTTCGCGGCACGCATATGAAGGACGGGCTCTTCCCCACCAATCCGCACCAGCTGGGTGAGGAAGTACCAATCGGCAAAGGCCGCGTCGACTTCGCCGAGCTGTTCCGCAGGTTCAAGGCCGTCAACTACACCCGCACCATCACCATCGAACGCGAAATCTCCGGCCCACAGCAGATCGCCGACATCCTCGCCTCAAAGACCTACCTGCAGCAGCTGATCGACAAGAACTACGGTAAGGCGTGA
- a CDS encoding sugar phosphate isomerase/epimerase — MNNRVRRRQFLKAAGATLLAGAGSGVAATAAASGQTASGQVTAPAKKMPRIFSGCCAYTFRHLFADGSLTLESFIEKAVELRLDGVDMTVYYMKSTDPGYIENLRYLGYKNGVAFSGVACGSSMVQADRAKREQVLQEIKKWVDVTARIRAPHLRVFAGKQPAGSTMAQCVDWVVEVMKAASDYSGKKGITLGLEDHVGVSQSAEVCLEIMHRVNSPYAGINIDISHFAPEPGKDSYSQIAACMPYATHAHVRAGFDDNSPIDLDRVWKIFADAGYKGFMSYEGEEKSMAGVPAQIAEIERLCKKYSTV, encoded by the coding sequence ATGAATAATCGTGTGCGACGTCGTCAGTTTTTAAAGGCCGCAGGAGCTACGCTGCTTGCAGGTGCGGGAAGCGGGGTTGCAGCTACTGCTGCCGCTTCGGGTCAGACTGCAAGCGGGCAGGTAACGGCGCCTGCTAAGAAGATGCCGCGTATCTTCTCCGGTTGTTGCGCCTATACCTTCCGTCATCTATTTGCGGATGGCTCGCTGACACTGGAGTCCTTCATCGAAAAGGCAGTTGAGCTGCGTCTGGATGGTGTGGACATGACCGTCTATTACATGAAGAGCACTGATCCCGGCTATATTGAGAATCTCCGTTATCTTGGCTACAAGAATGGCGTGGCATTCTCCGGCGTGGCCTGCGGATCGAGCATGGTACAGGCTGATCGTGCCAAGCGCGAACAGGTTCTACAGGAGATCAAGAAGTGGGTCGATGTGACTGCACGCATCCGTGCGCCACATCTCAGAGTCTTTGCGGGCAAGCAGCCGGCGGGGAGCACCATGGCACAGTGCGTCGACTGGGTTGTGGAAGTAATGAAGGCAGCCAGCGACTACTCGGGCAAGAAGGGTATTACGTTGGGTCTTGAAGACCATGTTGGCGTCTCACAGAGCGCTGAGGTGTGCCTGGAGATTATGCATCGCGTCAATTCGCCTTATGCCGGCATCAATATCGACATCTCGCATTTCGCGCCGGAGCCGGGGAAGGACAGCTATTCGCAGATTGCGGCGTGCATGCCGTACGCTACGCACGCACATGTTCGTGCGGGCTTTGACGATAATTCGCCGATCGACCTTGACCGCGTCTGGAAGATCTTTGCCGATGCAGGCTACAAGGGCTTCATGTCTTATGAGGGCGAAGAGAAGAGCATGGCTGGAGTTCCTGCGCAGATCGCAGAAATTGAACGTCTCTGCAAGAAGTATTCGACGGTGTGA
- a CDS encoding amidohydrolase family protein, with the protein MNTSEIIGSDPATGECRRIFVEDGRIAAIERCSVASELWIAPGLIDLQVNGYGDRDFNSDNVTAEIVIEAADLLLTTGVTSFAPTLITASEQSITRGLCAIAEATRISDRAAACIPFIHVEGPHISPLDGFRGAHPLEHVRPPSLEEFDRWQQACDGRIGMVTLSPHFEGTEQYIKGLVQRGVHASLGHTHATNEQIQCAVEAGARLSTHLGNGIAPQLPRHPNPIWSQLAEDRLTASFIADGHHLPPETLRSMLRAKGQGRAFLVSDTVALAGMPAGIYTAPVGDRVEMHADGRLSMYNSTTLAGATVPLVQCLGRAVRMTGLSLAKIIEMATTVPGSFTADRGRLEIGARADVIRFAWTDEVAIRDVWLKGEHIISAHPQANTPQ; encoded by the coding sequence GTGAACACAAGCGAGATCATCGGCAGCGATCCTGCCACAGGCGAATGCAGGCGCATCTTCGTTGAGGATGGAAGGATCGCTGCAATCGAGCGCTGCTCAGTGGCAAGTGAACTCTGGATCGCACCAGGGCTGATCGACCTGCAGGTCAACGGGTATGGCGATCGCGACTTCAACAGCGATAATGTCACGGCAGAAATCGTCATCGAAGCCGCCGATCTTCTGCTCACCACCGGTGTCACCAGCTTTGCCCCAACGCTTATCACCGCCTCGGAGCAATCGATCACACGAGGCCTCTGTGCAATTGCGGAGGCCACTCGCATAAGTGACCGTGCTGCAGCCTGTATCCCCTTTATCCACGTCGAAGGGCCGCATATCTCTCCTCTGGATGGTTTTCGCGGTGCGCATCCACTTGAGCATGTACGGCCACCTTCACTCGAAGAATTCGATCGCTGGCAGCAAGCCTGCGATGGACGCATCGGCATGGTTACTCTCTCCCCTCACTTTGAGGGAACGGAACAGTACATCAAAGGTTTAGTTCAACGTGGTGTCCACGCCTCACTTGGCCATACGCACGCGACGAACGAGCAGATTCAGTGCGCAGTGGAGGCCGGTGCACGCCTCTCCACTCACCTGGGAAACGGAATCGCCCCTCAGCTTCCGCGCCATCCCAACCCTATATGGAGCCAACTCGCAGAGGATCGCCTGACAGCATCGTTCATCGCCGACGGCCACCACCTTCCACCCGAGACGCTGCGTTCGATGCTGCGTGCCAAGGGGCAGGGACGCGCCTTCCTCGTCTCGGACACCGTGGCCCTCGCAGGCATGCCCGCAGGCATCTACACCGCGCCGGTAGGAGACCGCGTAGAGATGCATGCTGACGGACGGCTCTCCATGTACAACTCCACGACACTGGCTGGCGCAACAGTCCCGCTGGTGCAATGCCTCGGCCGCGCCGTACGGATGACAGGCCTTTCGCTCGCCAAGATCATCGAGATGGCCACAACAGTTCCCGGCAGCTTCACCGCTGATCGCGGCAGACTCGAGATCGGAGCGCGCGCTGACGTCATTCGCTTCGCGTGGACCGACGAGGTCGCCATACGAGACGTGTGGCTCAAGGGCGAGCACATAATCAGCGCCCACCCTCAAGCCAACACCCCACAGTAA